Proteins found in one Deltaproteobacteria bacterium genomic segment:
- a CDS encoding nucleoside kinase has protein sequence MVERFVKVYVDNVQHQVQVGTPIVAVLGRRGENGKPLLGAVLNNRLVSLSTPIRGVSYIRPVTDEGREGQIIYRRSISLVLAQALQEVVPNIRLSIGQSLGEGYFFELVGDESIPPKTIDEIAARMHMIIDEDRPFITEEIDINEAVSLFSTEKSFDCVRLLKILPADTVAVVSLGGEHHLLHGPVALTAGGLNRFKLEMYNGGLILQFPSVVFYQREVSDTPRLFKVYRDTRRWNEIIGVSDVGQFNELCIHGGVGEIVKVSEGLHEKKVAEIADRVLARKGCKLILVAGPSASGKTTFAKRLSIQLRVNGVRPIALSLDDYYVDRDKTPRDANGILDFEALEAIDLALLNEHFECLLNGEKVYTPKFDFAVGRRVPKGEWRSLQLGNNDVLIVEGIHGLNERLSPAVTQEHKFRCYVSALTQLKVDNHERVFTSDSRLLRRIVRDRRYRGYSAERTIDMWPSVRRGEQVNIFPFQEQADAIFNSALVYEAAVLKTYAERFLRQVPIDSAAYVEANRLLRFLSLFVAVFPEEVPHTSILREFIGGSSFSY, from the coding sequence ATGGTCGAGCGTTTTGTAAAAGTCTATGTTGATAATGTACAGCATCAGGTACAAGTTGGTACTCCTATAGTTGCAGTTCTTGGACGTCGTGGTGAAAACGGCAAACCTTTATTAGGAGCAGTACTAAATAATCGTTTGGTGTCTTTATCTACACCAATTCGTGGAGTGTCATATATCCGTCCAGTGACTGACGAGGGGCGCGAAGGTCAGATCATATATCGTCGTTCGATTTCATTGGTGCTGGCACAAGCCCTCCAAGAGGTAGTACCAAACATTCGTTTATCAATTGGTCAATCGTTAGGTGAAGGCTATTTTTTTGAACTTGTTGGTGATGAAAGTATACCGCCCAAAACTATTGATGAAATTGCAGCGCGAATGCATATGATTATCGATGAAGATCGACCTTTTATCACTGAAGAAATAGATATTAACGAAGCTGTATCTTTGTTTTCAACTGAAAAATCGTTTGATTGCGTGCGATTGTTGAAAATTCTACCAGCAGATACAGTAGCTGTGGTTTCTTTAGGTGGTGAGCATCATTTATTACATGGGCCAGTAGCGCTTACAGCAGGTGGGTTAAATCGTTTTAAACTCGAAATGTATAATGGCGGTTTAATCTTACAATTTCCATCTGTTGTATTTTATCAACGTGAAGTATCAGATACACCGCGTTTATTTAAGGTATATCGTGATACACGTAGATGGAATGAAATCATTGGAGTTAGTGATGTTGGTCAATTTAATGAATTATGTATTCATGGTGGGGTTGGTGAAATAGTTAAGGTATCTGAAGGATTGCACGAAAAAAAAGTAGCTGAAATTGCGGACCGGGTATTGGCGCGTAAAGGTTGTAAACTAATTTTAGTCGCTGGCCCATCTGCTAGCGGCAAAACTACATTTGCCAAACGTCTATCTATTCAGCTAAGGGTCAATGGTGTAAGGCCAATAGCATTATCGTTAGATGATTATTACGTTGATCGTGATAAAACACCACGTGATGCTAATGGGATTCTTGATTTCGAGGCACTTGAAGCAATTGATTTAGCTTTACTTAACGAACATTTTGAATGTTTGCTCAATGGCGAAAAGGTTTATACTCCCAAGTTTGATTTTGCTGTTGGTAGACGAGTACCAAAGGGAGAATGGCGTTCTTTGCAACTTGGAAATAACGATGTTCTTATTGTTGAAGGCATCCATGGACTTAATGAGCGTCTTTCACCAGCAGTTACTCAAGAACATAAATTTCGTTGTTATGTCAGTGCGCTAACTCAATTAAAAGTTGATAATCACGAGCGTGTATTCACCTCAGATTCTCGGTTATTACGTCGTATTGTACGTGATCGGCGCTACCGCGGATATTCAGCAGAACGTACAATTGATATGTGGCCATCAGTGCGTCGAGGTGAACAGGTAAATATTTTCCCATTTCAAGAACAAGCGGATGCTATATTCAATAGCGCTTTAGTTTATGAGGCTGCAGTGTTAAAGACCTATGCTGAGCGTTTTTTACGACAAGTACCTATTGATTCGGCTGCATATGTTGAGGCCAATCGCCTCTTGCGCTTTTTGTCTCTATTTGTTGCAGTATTTCCTGAAGAAGTACCACACACGAGTATCTTACGTGAATTTATTGGCGGCAGCAGTTTTTCATATTAG
- a CDS encoding pyridoxal phosphate-dependent aminotransferase: protein MKLSIRAHEIPPSPIRKLVSFAEDAKAQGVTVHHLNIGQPDIPTPAEFFHAVNAFTGNDFVTNGKNSSACAVTKKNIVLGYGDSAGEPTLRKALSKYYQKFGYDVDFKDITITTGGSEAIMFTMTALCDPDDEILCFEPLYTNYNSFAAAESVRLVPLACHAENGFHLPTRETIEAKITQRTRAILVCTPNNPTGAVLTESEMRVLVDIAKQYNIFLVVDESYREFIYGELPHTSIMSFPEISDRVIMLDSLSKRYSVCGARLGCLVTKNKEVSKVSLHLGQARLCPPSLDQAGALGLLTLGDEYFAQIQSEYKQRRDTVVKGIKNIPGVTSYTPEGAFYLMVGLPIEDAEHFAKWLLTDFRYENETIMVAPGGGFYVTPGAGKNEIRIAYVLEVKVLERAMHCFEKAINKYVSIFGNSK, encoded by the coding sequence ATGAAGTTATCAATTCGCGCTCACGAGATCCCTCCTTCACCTATCCGCAAACTTGTTTCTTTTGCTGAGGACGCCAAAGCACAGGGTGTGACAGTACATCATCTTAATATCGGGCAACCTGACATACCTACACCAGCAGAATTTTTTCATGCAGTTAATGCATTTACCGGGAATGATTTTGTAACCAATGGTAAAAATAGTTCGGCGTGTGCAGTCACCAAAAAGAATATTGTGTTGGGTTATGGCGATTCAGCGGGTGAGCCAACGCTGCGCAAGGCATTAAGCAAGTATTATCAAAAATTTGGTTATGATGTTGATTTTAAAGATATCACCATAACTACCGGGGGTAGTGAAGCAATCATGTTTACCATGACTGCTTTATGTGACCCTGATGATGAAATACTATGCTTTGAACCATTATATACTAACTATAATAGTTTTGCGGCGGCAGAGTCAGTACGTCTAGTGCCCCTGGCGTGTCATGCAGAAAATGGATTTCACCTACCTACGCGTGAAACTATTGAAGCAAAAATTACTCAGCGAACTCGCGCTATTTTAGTATGTACACCCAATAATCCTACCGGGGCAGTACTAACTGAAAGCGAGATGAGAGTGCTGGTTGATATAGCTAAACAGTATAATATTTTTTTAGTAGTCGATGAATCGTATCGCGAATTTATTTATGGTGAGTTGCCGCATACGAGTATAATGTCGTTTCCCGAGATTTCTGATCGTGTCATTATGCTCGATTCGTTGTCAAAACGTTATAGTGTTTGTGGCGCTCGTTTGGGCTGCTTAGTTACTAAAAATAAAGAAGTATCAAAAGTTAGTTTGCATTTAGGTCAAGCGCGACTTTGCCCTCCTTCGCTTGATCAAGCCGGGGCTCTTGGTTTGTTGACTTTAGGTGATGAATATTTTGCCCAAATTCAAAGTGAATATAAACAACGACGAGATACCGTTGTTAAAGGAATCAAAAATATTCCGGGGGTAACTTCTTATACTCCAGAGGGTGCGTTCTATCTAATGGTTGGTTTGCCTATAGAAGATGCCGAACATTTTGCAAAATGGTTATTGACCGATTTTCGCTATGAAAATGAAACAATTATGGTTGCACCAGGTGGTGGGTTTTACGTAACTCCAGGAGCTGGTAAAAATGAAATTCGCATCGCCTATGTTCTTGAAGTTAAGGTTTTAGAGAGGGCAATGCATTGTTTTGAGAAGGCTATTAATAAGTACGTATCAATATTCGGTAATAGTAAATAG
- a CDS encoding radical SAM protein yields MKAWEFKNYENTIKQRLTTERGTIYGQGRRNIALAYPSTYAVGMASLGYQQVYRILNELPDTVAERAFLPDDEIQSNHILTYESRRSISDFSIIAIAIACEREILGVFKLLKTAGIPILANERTNIHPWIIIGGPLTYANPLPLAAFADVIVMGEAEDLLAPMCNIIFSGISRDQSKQELASKPGFFVPSRHDNLLKNLAIANDSEILPARSVLYSHEAIFGDTTLIEIERGCSRSCGFCVMRRNDSGMRLFSAQRVLDLIQHESKRIGLVGAAVSDHPQLLDIVAPLVARGCQVSLSSLRADRLTTELTKLLVCGGAKTLTVAADGASERIRQQIHKGINAQHLINAAKLACIYKLTRLKCYAMVGLPDESEEDIDELATLANDLATAAGKHTRVVLGISTFVPKLHTPLAKSPFIGESAATMRIKRLRKQLKNKVEIRADSTRWAWVEYILAQGSKQTGLQALDAFNNGGNFRDFKKAFSSYKIP; encoded by the coding sequence ATGAAAGCGTGGGAATTTAAAAATTACGAAAATACCATAAAGCAACGCCTTACCACCGAACGAGGTACAATTTATGGTCAAGGTCGTCGCAATATTGCTTTGGCATATCCAAGTACTTATGCAGTAGGTATGGCATCATTGGGATATCAACAGGTATATCGAATTTTAAATGAATTGCCTGATACTGTTGCTGAGCGAGCATTTTTACCTGATGATGAAATTCAGAGCAATCACATTCTTACCTACGAAAGTCGTCGTTCGATATCAGACTTTTCTATTATAGCTATCGCGATTGCCTGCGAGCGTGAGATATTGGGTGTATTCAAGTTATTAAAAACTGCGGGTATCCCGATTCTGGCTAATGAAAGAACAAATATACATCCATGGATAATAATCGGTGGACCTTTAACATATGCCAATCCACTACCTTTAGCAGCTTTTGCTGATGTTATAGTTATGGGTGAAGCCGAAGATTTACTGGCGCCGATGTGTAACATTATATTCAGTGGCATATCTCGTGATCAAAGCAAACAAGAATTAGCGTCAAAGCCTGGATTTTTTGTGCCTTCACGGCATGATAATTTGCTAAAGAATTTAGCAATTGCCAATGACAGTGAGATATTACCAGCGAGGAGTGTGCTTTACAGTCATGAGGCGATTTTTGGTGACACGACCTTAATAGAAATCGAACGCGGTTGTTCACGTAGTTGTGGCTTTTGTGTTATGCGACGTAACGATAGTGGCATGCGGTTGTTTAGTGCACAAAGAGTGTTGGATTTAATTCAACACGAAAGCAAACGAATTGGTCTTGTGGGAGCAGCAGTAAGTGACCATCCTCAGTTGTTAGATATTGTAGCACCTCTAGTAGCTCGTGGTTGCCAGGTGAGTTTGTCGAGTTTACGGGCCGATCGTTTAACTACAGAATTGACAAAGCTTCTAGTTTGCGGAGGGGCAAAAACTTTAACAGTGGCGGCTGATGGTGCTTCTGAACGCATCCGACAACAAATACATAAAGGCATTAATGCGCAACATTTAATTAATGCAGCAAAACTTGCATGTATATATAAACTAACTCGATTAAAATGCTATGCCATGGTGGGACTACCAGATGAAAGTGAAGAAGATATTGATGAACTAGCGACACTCGCTAATGATCTTGCCACCGCCGCAGGTAAGCATACTCGTGTAGTTTTAGGAATTTCTACCTTTGTACCTAAATTACATACTCCATTGGCAAAATCGCCTTTTATCGGTGAAAGCGCGGCAACCATGAGAATAAAACGTTTAAGAAAACAGCTTAAAAATAAAGTTGAAATTAGGGCAGATAGTACACGTTGGGCGTGGGTTGAGTATATTTTAGCTCAAGGCAGTAAACAAACTGGTTTGCAGGCGCTTGATGCTTTTAATAATGGTGGTAATTTTAGAGATTTTAAGAAAGCTTTTAGTTCGTATAAAATACCATGA
- a CDS encoding sigma 54-interacting transcriptional regulator → MALDIPCYRDLILDSINEGVFTINLEWRITSFNRAAEKITGMRREDAIGHRCSEVFRANICQDACVMKKVLGTGESAVNTSVFVVDAWGERIPIKVSAAVLHDVDNHVIGGVETFQDFRQVEELRKKLKGKHTFADIVGKSAAITYIFDILPQISDSDTTVLIHGASGTGKELVARAIHNLSPRRNKRFVPVNCGALPDTLLESELFGYKAGAFTDAKKDKPGRFALADGGTLFLDEIGDISPAMQVRLLRVLQEKIYEPLGSVESVRADVRIVAATNKDLTELVSKGKFREDLYYRIHVVHIEVPSLKERREDIPLLVDHFIATHNLLHDREITGLSKEALSLLVHHDFPGNVRELQNILEHAYLLCRAGMIEPHHFPPNLTNCVARENINPKQRMNLKVVEKSLIQEALAKHQGNRVLAAGVLGINLSTLYRKIQRLGIETPNTDGRGKRN, encoded by the coding sequence ATAGCGCTCGATATACCATGTTATCGGGACCTCATTTTGGATTCAATAAACGAGGGAGTGTTTACGATAAACCTCGAATGGCGGATCACGTCATTCAATCGTGCTGCAGAAAAGATTACGGGTATGCGTCGCGAGGATGCTATTGGCCATCGATGCAGTGAGGTATTTCGGGCAAATATTTGTCAAGACGCCTGCGTGATGAAAAAGGTTTTGGGAACTGGTGAGTCGGCAGTAAACACCTCCGTGTTTGTTGTCGATGCATGGGGTGAACGCATTCCCATCAAAGTGTCCGCTGCGGTTCTTCACGACGTCGACAACCATGTCATAGGCGGCGTGGAGACATTTCAAGATTTTCGGCAAGTGGAGGAGCTTCGCAAGAAGCTGAAGGGTAAACATACATTTGCCGATATTGTTGGCAAAAGTGCGGCCATCACTTATATATTTGATATTCTGCCTCAGATCTCCGACAGCGACACGACCGTGCTGATCCATGGAGCAAGCGGAACCGGCAAGGAGCTAGTTGCACGTGCAATCCATAATTTGTCTCCGCGGCGTAATAAGCGTTTTGTGCCCGTGAACTGTGGCGCGCTTCCGGACACACTGCTTGAATCAGAGCTTTTCGGTTACAAGGCAGGGGCTTTCACCGACGCTAAAAAAGACAAGCCTGGACGATTTGCCTTGGCCGATGGTGGGACCCTTTTCCTTGATGAGATTGGCGACATCTCTCCTGCCATGCAGGTGCGGTTGCTTCGGGTACTTCAAGAGAAGATATACGAGCCACTCGGCTCGGTGGAGTCCGTGCGAGCAGATGTGCGCATTGTCGCCGCAACCAACAAGGATCTGACTGAGCTCGTCAGTAAGGGGAAGTTTCGAGAGGATCTCTACTATCGTATTCATGTAGTTCATATTGAAGTTCCTTCCTTGAAGGAGAGGCGAGAAGACATACCGCTATTGGTCGATCATTTCATCGCTACCCATAATCTGTTGCACGACCGGGAAATTACCGGACTTTCCAAAGAAGCATTATCGCTGCTTGTACATCACGATTTCCCGGGCAATGTTCGCGAGCTGCAAAACATTTTGGAGCATGCATACTTGCTATGCCGTGCTGGAATGATCGAACCACATCACTTTCCACCTAACCTGACAAACTGCGTGGCTCGTGAGAATATAAATCCCAAGCAACGGATGAACCTAAAGGTTGTCGAAAAGTCCCTGATTCAAGAAGCACTCGCTAAGCATCAGGGCAACAGGGTGCTTGCCGCAGGAGTTCTTGGCATCAATTTGAGCACGTTGTATCGAAAAATTCAGCGACTCGGCATTGAAACTCCCAATACGGACGGGCGTGGCAAAAGGAATTAG